In Geminocystis sp. NIES-3709, a single genomic region encodes these proteins:
- a CDS encoding CPBP family intramembrane glutamic endopeptidase, whose amino-acid sequence MLNFEGNLLIALLNNSHGMIKIILFLIIWAVIWFPIAIPLARLVKWQIAAPISNTQKLTFIISLYSLVPILTWALVKVEKIPTEKIGLIFQGSLFKSILFGYGLGILSMVFVYGMELWAGWLNLNSHNEKTPSIWVNLPLLLLISLFISSIEELVFRGIFVYFLEVDFSWWWTGIISSVIFALLHLIWEQKNTLPQLPGLFLMGLVLFYARTLNNYSLGLSIGLHGGWVLILACIDTFDLYRYNPDAQSWLIGKKDQPLASIAGLMVLLITTFSISIIF is encoded by the coding sequence ATGTTAAATTTTGAGGGTAACTTACTAATTGCTCTATTAAATAATTCCCATGGAATGATAAAAATTATTTTATTCTTGATAATATGGGCGGTTATTTGGTTTCCCATCGCAATCCCCCTCGCAAGGTTAGTTAAATGGCAAATAGCCGCACCAATTTCCAACACTCAAAAACTAACTTTTATAATCTCCCTCTACTCTTTAGTGCCGATTTTGACTTGGGCATTAGTGAAAGTAGAGAAAATTCCCACTGAAAAAATAGGATTGATTTTTCAAGGTAGTCTCTTTAAGTCTATCCTATTTGGCTATGGTTTGGGAATCCTGTCGATGGTTTTCGTCTATGGTATGGAATTATGGGCAGGATGGCTAAACCTCAATTCCCATAATGAAAAAACCCCCAGTATATGGGTTAATTTACCATTACTTTTATTGATCAGTTTATTTATCAGTTCGATCGAAGAATTAGTTTTTCGAGGTATTTTTGTTTACTTTCTCGAAGTAGATTTTTCTTGGTGGTGGACGGGTATTATTTCTAGTGTTATATTTGCGTTATTACACTTAATTTGGGAACAAAAAAATACTCTGCCTCAGTTACCCGGATTATTTCTTATGGGTTTAGTACTTTTTTATGCCCGTACTCTTAACAATTATAGTCTCGGATTGTCCATCGGACTTCATGGTGGATGGGTATTGATTTTAGCTTGTATCGATACATTTGATCTTTATCGTTATAATCCTGATGCTCAAAGTTGGTTAATCGGGAAAAAAGATCAACCTCTCGCCAGTATCGCCGGTTTAATGGTGCTATTAATAACTACTTTCTCGATCTCGATTATATTCTGA
- a CDS encoding succinate dehydrogenase/fumarate reductase iron-sulfur subunit yields the protein MKVSFKILRQNNNLSPQFQSYTLDVNPSNTILECLNRIKWELDGSLTYRKNCRNTICGSCAMKINGRSSLACKENIVGELKKINPYGGEFIPEIVISPLNNLPVIKDLVVDMKNFWQDLETIEPYVSTKARNIPEKEFLQTPEERKLLEQTGNCIMCGACYSECNAKEVNQEFVGPHALAKSYRLLTDSRDTNSEKRLEEYNSVDRGVWGCTRCYMCNEVCPMDVAPLDQISKIKSEILAQKDINDGTAIRHRKVLIELVRDGGWIDERKFGVMVVANYFRDIKGLLSIMPLGLRMLCSGKFPFSFEPSEGTTEVRSIISAIKNEESISPNS from the coding sequence ATGAAAGTTTCTTTTAAAATTCTTCGTCAGAACAACAATTTATCTCCTCAATTCCAGTCTTACACTTTAGATGTGAACCCTAGCAATACTATTTTAGAGTGTTTAAATCGTATTAAATGGGAATTGGATGGAAGTTTGACATATCGTAAAAATTGTCGTAATACTATCTGCGGTAGTTGTGCCATGAAAATTAATGGTCGATCGAGTTTAGCTTGTAAAGAAAATATTGTAGGAGAACTAAAAAAAATTAATCCCTATGGGGGGGAATTTATCCCAGAAATTGTAATTTCTCCTCTTAATAATTTACCTGTTATTAAAGATTTAGTTGTCGATATGAAAAATTTTTGGCAAGATTTAGAAACTATTGAACCTTATGTTAGTACCAAGGCAAGAAATATTCCTGAAAAAGAATTTTTACAAACTCCTGAAGAACGAAAATTACTAGAACAAACAGGTAACTGTATCATGTGTGGTGCGTGTTATTCTGAATGTAATGCAAAAGAAGTTAATCAAGAATTTGTGGGCCCTCATGCTTTAGCAAAAAGCTATCGTTTATTAACAGATTCTAGGGATACTAATTCAGAGAAAAGATTAGAAGAATATAATAGCGTCGATCGAGGAGTGTGGGGTTGTACCCGTTGTTATATGTGTAATGAAGTGTGTCCGATGGATGTAGCTCCGTTAGATCAAATCAGTAAGATTAAGAGCGAAATTCTTGCCCAAAAAGATATTAATGATGGTACAGCGATTCGTCACCGTAAAGTTTTAATTGAGTTAGTTAGAGATGGTGGTTGGATTGATGAACGGAAATTTGGTGTGATGGTAGTGGCTAATTATTTTCGAGATATAAAAGGCTTATTAAGTATAATGCCCTTGGGATTACGAATGTTATGTTCTGGTAAATTTCCTTTTTCCTTTGAACCATCAGAAGGTACTACAGAAGTTCGATCGATTATTTCTGCCATCAAGAATGAGGAGTCAATCTCTCCTAACTCCTAA
- the dndE gene encoding DNA sulfur modification protein DndE, producing MRSPIERIKLSKKAKDQLIKLKRVTKIENWNVLCRWAFCRSLAEVNTPAIYPIPADSNVEMSWQTFGGDLAEILLLALKYRCYQDGLGTDVETLNNQFRLHLHRGIGYLAGDPNLEKIEDLLELEIRS from the coding sequence ATGCGATCGCCCATAGAAAGAATTAAACTCTCAAAAAAAGCTAAAGATCAACTAATTAAACTTAAAAGAGTTACAAAAATAGAGAATTGGAATGTATTATGTCGGTGGGCGTTTTGTCGATCGTTAGCAGAAGTCAATACTCCTGCAATTTATCCCATTCCAGCCGATAGTAATGTAGAAATGAGTTGGCAAACCTTTGGCGGTGATTTAGCTGAGATTCTCCTGCTTGCCCTTAAGTATCGATGTTATCAAGATGGATTGGGAACTGATGTAGAAACTTTAAATAATCAATTTAGACTACATCTTCATCGAGGTATCGGTTATCTAGCAGGAGATCCAAATTTAGAAAAAATAGAAGACTTGTTAGAATTAGAAATTAGGAGTTAG
- a CDS encoding AbrB family transcriptional regulator has protein sequence MSEETPTPLVGKPLLQKVKELSDIPRRQRAKACGYYTLGKNGKERVNLTEFYDAVLAAKGVPLDPERTKDGRGREATFRVSVHRNGQIVIGSSYTQKMGLKPGDEFEIKLGYKHIHLKQVGEDDMEFDDEE, from the coding sequence ATGAGTGAAGAAACACCAACTCCTTTAGTGGGTAAACCATTATTACAAAAAGTAAAAGAATTATCAGATATTCCCCGTCGTCAAAGAGCTAAAGCCTGTGGTTATTACACTTTAGGAAAAAATGGTAAAGAAAGAGTCAATTTAACGGAATTTTATGACGCTGTATTAGCGGCAAAAGGTGTTCCTCTCGATCCTGAAAGAACTAAGGATGGAAGAGGTAGAGAAGCAACTTTCCGTGTAAGTGTTCATAGAAATGGTCAAATTGTTATTGGTTCTAGCTATACTCAAAAAATGGGCTTAAAACCGGGAGATGAATTTGAAATTAAATTAGGATATAAACATATTCATCTGAAACAAGTAGGGGAAGATGATATGGAATTTGATGATGAAGAGTAA
- the cobW gene encoding cobalamin biosynthesis protein CobW: MHKIPVTVITGFLGAGKTTLLRHLLQNNQGRRIAVIVNEFGEVGIDGDLLRSCQVCDDEGTENSNIIELTNGCLCCTVQEEFYPTMQELLTRKDDIDSIVIETSGLALPKPLIQAFKWQEIRNHATVDSVITIVDADALAKGTLVGDLKALEAQRVNDPSLDHETPIEELFEDQLACADLVLLTKTDLLNDDDLTEVKNWLEKELRTGIKVIPCHQGEINSDVLLGFNSAVEDDLFNRPSHHDTEEDHDHDDEIESKELFIENSVNPQELLAQLRTLVEKFEIYRIKGFVNVTDKPMRMVLQGVGDRFETFFDRFWKPEEKRGTKLVIIGRNLRDFPDFI; encoded by the coding sequence ATGCACAAAATTCCTGTTACTGTTATTACTGGTTTTCTCGGCGCGGGAAAAACTACCTTGTTGCGTCACTTATTACAAAATAATCAAGGTAGAAGAATCGCTGTGATTGTCAATGAATTTGGGGAGGTAGGCATTGATGGAGATTTATTACGGAGTTGTCAAGTATGTGATGATGAAGGTACTGAGAATAGTAATATTATCGAGTTGACTAATGGTTGTCTTTGTTGTACCGTACAAGAAGAATTTTATCCCACTATGCAGGAGTTATTGACGAGAAAAGATGATATAGACTCGATCGTAATTGAAACATCAGGATTAGCATTACCAAAACCATTGATACAGGCTTTTAAATGGCAAGAAATTCGCAACCATGCCACTGTGGATAGTGTTATTACGATCGTTGATGCTGATGCTTTAGCTAAGGGAACTTTAGTAGGGGATTTAAAGGCTTTAGAAGCACAAAGAGTCAATGATCCTAGTTTAGATCATGAAACGCCCATCGAGGAATTATTTGAGGATCAATTAGCCTGTGCTGATTTAGTATTATTAACTAAAACTGATTTACTCAATGATGATGATTTAACTGAGGTTAAAAACTGGTTAGAAAAAGAATTGCGCACAGGTATTAAAGTTATTCCCTGTCACCAAGGAGAAATTAACTCCGATGTCTTGCTAGGCTTTAACTCTGCGGTAGAAGATGACTTATTTAATCGTCCTTCTCACCATGATACGGAAGAAGATCACGATCATGATGATGAGATTGAATCAAAAGAATTATTTATCGAAAATTCCGTTAACCCTCAAGAATTACTTGCTCAATTACGCACTTTAGTTGAAAAATTCGAGATTTATCGCATTAAAGGTTTTGTTAATGTTACCGATAAACCAATGCGCATGGTATTACAAGGAGTCGGCGATCGATTTGAAACATTTTTTGATCGATTTTGGAAGCCCGAAGAAAAACGAGGGACAAAATTAGTGATAATTGGTCGTAATTTAAGAGATTTTCCCGACTTTATCTAA
- a CDS encoding 4-hydroxybenzoate solanesyltransferase has product MMSSSEINSPSPVESIIKLLRWDKPAGRLILMIPALWAVFFASMGEPPIVLVGIIILGSLATSAAGCVINDLWDRNIDNQVERTKNRPLASRDLSVKVGIIVFIISLSCAAGLAFYLNTLSFWLCVASVPVIICYPLAKRVFPIPQLVLSLAWGFAVLISWSAVTGNLSFNTWVLWAATITWTMGFDTVYAMADKSDDLKVGINSSAIFFGDLAGEVVGLFFALTAGLFAYLGSTNGFNFIFGLTWSIAVILWVGQYIELRQLNQDSINYGQIFSQNVWIGFILLLGIIFGN; this is encoded by the coding sequence ATGATGTCTTCCTCTGAAATTAATTCCCCTTCCCCTGTAGAAAGTATTATAAAACTATTACGTTGGGATAAACCTGCCGGGCGACTGATTTTGATGATTCCCGCTTTATGGGCTGTTTTTTTTGCCAGTATGGGAGAACCTCCTATTGTCTTAGTCGGTATCATTATTTTAGGTAGTTTAGCTACCAGTGCCGCAGGATGTGTTATTAATGATTTATGGGATCGAAATATTGATAATCAAGTAGAAAGAACCAAAAATCGCCCTCTTGCTTCCCGTGACTTATCAGTAAAAGTGGGTATTATTGTTTTTATTATTAGTTTGAGTTGTGCGGCAGGTTTGGCATTTTATCTTAATACTCTCAGTTTTTGGCTTTGTGTGGCTTCTGTACCTGTAATTATTTGTTATCCCTTGGCTAAAAGAGTTTTTCCTATTCCTCAGTTAGTGTTATCTCTTGCTTGGGGTTTTGCTGTATTAATTAGTTGGAGTGCCGTTACAGGTAATCTTAGCTTTAACACTTGGGTACTTTGGGCTGCGACAATAACATGGACAATGGGCTTTGATACTGTATATGCCATGGCCGACAAATCTGATGATCTCAAAGTGGGAATTAATTCTAGTGCCATATTTTTTGGAGATTTAGCGGGGGAAGTAGTAGGCTTATTTTTTGCCCTCACTGCTGGTTTATTCGCTTATTTAGGCTCAACAAATGGTTTTAACTTTATTTTTGGGCTAACATGGTCGATCGCTGTAATTTTGTGGGTAGGACAGTATATTGAGTTAAGACAATTGAATCAAGATTCTATCAATTATGGACAAATATTCAGTCAAAATGTGTGGATAGGCTTTATCTTATTATTAGGTATTATTTTTGGTAATTAA
- the upp gene encoding uracil phosphoribosyltransferase has product MPPQLKIYVPPHPLIKHWLGVTRDKNTPVTLFKTAMVELGRWLTYEAIRDWLPTIETQVETPLTTASATFIDPNTSIVMVPILRAGLTLWEGCQTLLPLALTYHLGLVRNEETLEATCYLNKLPKKFAPNTHIIILDPMLATGGSIMFAMEEIVKRGGNPDFIRIISVVSAPPALQKLSANYPSLNIYTAMIDEQVNDSGYIVPGLGDAGDRSFGTFDN; this is encoded by the coding sequence ATGCCTCCACAGTTAAAAATTTATGTCCCTCCCCATCCTTTAATAAAACACTGGTTAGGAGTGACAAGAGATAAGAATACCCCTGTTACTCTTTTTAAAACTGCCATGGTAGAATTAGGACGTTGGTTAACCTATGAGGCAATTCGGGATTGGTTGCCCACCATCGAGACACAAGTTGAGACTCCTTTAACCACCGCTTCCGCCACTTTTATTGATCCTAACACTTCGATCGTCATGGTTCCCATTTTAAGGGCTGGTTTAACTCTTTGGGAGGGGTGTCAAACCCTTTTACCTCTAGCACTAACTTATCACTTAGGATTGGTGAGAAATGAGGAAACTTTAGAAGCCACCTGTTATCTTAATAAATTACCTAAAAAATTTGCACCAAACACACACATTATAATTTTAGATCCCATGTTAGCTACCGGTGGATCAATTATGTTCGCCATGGAAGAAATTGTCAAACGAGGGGGAAATCCTGATTTTATTCGCATTATTTCTGTCGTTTCTGCTCCTCCAGCTTTACAAAAATTAAGTGCGAATTATCCCAGCTTGAATATTTATACTGCTATGATCGATGAACAAGTGAACGATTCAGGTTATATTGTTCCCGGATTAGGTGATGCTGGCGATCGATCATTTGGTACATTTGATAATTAA
- a CDS encoding pantothenate kinase, producing MNNWLGLIIGNSRLHWCYFEDEKMCQTWNTPQVDSLGELCDIVDKTLYFHIKQQIPLYIASVVPSATKIYLSLPQTRIINPITIPLRDIYSTMGVDRVLTLWGAGCNYGFPCLVIDSGTALTFTGADENKKFIGGAILPGVRLQLQTLFFNTAALPEIEIIKEITPRWAKNTPSAIQSGVLYTIIAGIKDFSQDWLKKYPESKVILTGGDAVLLGQYLEEVFPSMTDKVYVDSNLIFLGIKEYLKLNN from the coding sequence TTGAATAACTGGTTAGGCTTAATTATTGGTAATTCTCGTCTCCATTGGTGTTATTTTGAAGATGAGAAAATGTGTCAAACATGGAATACTCCTCAAGTTGATTCTTTGGGAGAGTTGTGTGATATTGTGGATAAAACTCTTTATTTTCACATAAAACAGCAAATTCCTTTATATATTGCTTCAGTAGTGCCTTCTGCTACTAAAATTTATCTATCTCTGCCTCAAACAAGGATTATTAATCCGATAACTATTCCTTTACGAGATATTTATTCAACAATGGGTGTCGATCGAGTGTTAACATTATGGGGAGCTGGATGTAACTATGGTTTTCCCTGTTTAGTTATCGATAGTGGTACGGCTTTAACTTTTACCGGTGCTGATGAAAACAAGAAATTTATTGGTGGTGCTATTCTACCGGGAGTAAGACTACAATTACAAACTCTTTTTTTTAATACTGCGGCATTACCAGAAATTGAGATTATTAAAGAAATAACTCCTCGTTGGGCAAAAAATACTCCTTCAGCAATTCAAAGTGGAGTACTTTATACAATTATTGCCGGTATCAAAGATTTTAGTCAAGATTGGTTAAAAAAATATCCTGAAAGTAAAGTTATTTTAACTGGTGGAGATGCAGTATTATTAGGTCAATATTTAGAAGAAGTTTTCCCTTCCATGACAGATAAAGTTTATGTGGATAGTAACCTTATTTTTTTAGGTATTAAAGAATATTTAAAACTTAACAACTAA